A stretch of the Agelaius phoeniceus isolate bAgePho1 chromosome 1, bAgePho1.hap1, whole genome shotgun sequence genome encodes the following:
- the RMP24 gene encoding UPF0711 protein C18orf21 homolog isoform X1 translates to MNAAHPFSPFAPCRCSAPAGPCLGAAGSGVELARKQGQVSLGGLGRGARVRLRLQEIMRRMPGASLLLGNERGLERICPYCFQFLVPDSYRVRLKPKMKVTPQIEKVLKREAKNHKLNMKQTKLLRKYKESRSILLVTCKSCNKTTRYYGKSRDFLAAKTQNCGTPGIKSSLKTPDVKIQSAKKMTPVSCTRLGSKGNSPSSLSRTLESGQTTTNSASKTPRNSKFHFSKLKRMLDLEEKEKNQKADFKTFLTLL, encoded by the exons ATGAATGCGGCTCAccctttctctccctttgcCCCTTGCCGCTGCTCTGCCCCCGCAGGGCCGTGCCTCGGGGCTGCCGGCAGCGGTGTTGAGCTCGCCAGGAAGCAGGGCCAGGTGTCCCTCGGGGGTTTAGGGAGAGGCGCCCGAGTCCGGCTCCGGCTGCAGGAGATAATGAGGCGGATGCCAGGAGCGAGCCTCTTGTTGG GTAATGAACGTGGATTAGAAAGGATATGTCCTTACTGCTTCCAGTTCCTGGTTCCTGACAGCTACCGAGTGCGCCTCAAACCAAAGATGAAAGTGACTCCACAGATAGAGAAGGTTCTTAAACGAGAGGCAAAGAATCATAAGCTTAACATGAAACAGACAAAGCTTTTGAGAAAGTACAAGGAGTCAAGAAGCATTCTG CTGGTTACTTGCAAATCTTGCAACAAAACAACAAGATATTATGGTAAAAGCAGGGATTTTCTGGCAGCCAAAACACAAAATTGTGGCACTCCAGGTATCAAATCTAGCCTGAAGACACCAGATGTAAAAATTCAGTCTGCAAAGAAAATGACACCTGTAAGCTGCACTAGGTTGGGATCTAAAGGGAACAGTCCCTCATCACTTTCCAG GACACTTGAATCTGGACAGACAACAACCAACTCTGCTTCCAAGACTCCTCGAAATTCCAAATTTCACTTTTCTAAGCTAAAACGGATGCTTGACctagaagaaaaagagaaaaaccagAAGGCAGATTTCAAAACCTTCTTGACTTTACTTTAG
- the RMP24 gene encoding UPF0711 protein C18orf21 homolog isoform X2 — MGRRRVLAAAEQLAETCPGEARFLLWTLRNSRGNERGLERICPYCFQFLVPDSYRVRLKPKMKVTPQIEKVLKREAKNHKLNMKQTKLLRKYKESRSILLVTCKSCNKTTRYYGKSRDFLAAKTQNCGTPGIKSSLKTPDVKIQSAKKMTPVSCTRLGSKGNSPSSLSRTLESGQTTTNSASKTPRNSKFHFSKLKRMLDLEEKEKNQKADFKTFLTLL, encoded by the exons ATGGGGCGGCGGCGGGTGCTGGCGGCGGCGGAGCAGCTGGCGGAGACCTGCCCGGGAGAGGCGCGATTCCTGCT GTGGACGCTCCGCAACTCCCGAG GTAATGAACGTGGATTAGAAAGGATATGTCCTTACTGCTTCCAGTTCCTGGTTCCTGACAGCTACCGAGTGCGCCTCAAACCAAAGATGAAAGTGACTCCACAGATAGAGAAGGTTCTTAAACGAGAGGCAAAGAATCATAAGCTTAACATGAAACAGACAAAGCTTTTGAGAAAGTACAAGGAGTCAAGAAGCATTCTG CTGGTTACTTGCAAATCTTGCAACAAAACAACAAGATATTATGGTAAAAGCAGGGATTTTCTGGCAGCCAAAACACAAAATTGTGGCACTCCAGGTATCAAATCTAGCCTGAAGACACCAGATGTAAAAATTCAGTCTGCAAAGAAAATGACACCTGTAAGCTGCACTAGGTTGGGATCTAAAGGGAACAGTCCCTCATCACTTTCCAG GACACTTGAATCTGGACAGACAACAACCAACTCTGCTTCCAAGACTCCTCGAAATTCCAAATTTCACTTTTCTAAGCTAAAACGGATGCTTGACctagaagaaaaagagaaaaaccagAAGGCAGATTTCAAAACCTTCTTGACTTTACTTTAG